A window of Bacteroidota bacterium genomic DNA:
TCAATGCAAGCCAATAAACCGGATGGTGTTTGTAGCCACTGTCCTGTCAACAATTATTATTCTGCTGTGTTCTTTTTCTCTTTTCGCTCAAAAAATTGCAGCGGGAGAAGCCCATTCTCTTTTTGTTTGCTCAGATGGCTCGGTAATGGCAACAGGGCGCAATAGCACCTATGGCGCCTGTGGCACAGGAAGTACTTGCTGCGACTTATGCACTCCCGCAAAGGTAAAGACAGGCGCATCGGGCTGCGTAACTAATTTATGCAGCATCACAGCCGTTGCTGCCGGAGGGGTTCATTCACTCGCCTTGAAGAGTGATGGAACTGTGTGGTCTTGGGGATATGACCAAGACCCTATATCTTTGGCGGTAACCGGACAATTGGGCAATGGCGATGCCACAGGCGCAACTCAAAGCGCACCTGTGCAGGTAGTGGCAGGCGCATCGGGCTGCGCAACCAATTTATGCAGCATCACAGCCATCGCGGCAGGAGGTTTACATTCCCTTGCCTTGAAAAGTGATGGCACCGTGTGGGCGTGGGGAGATAATACTTACGGGCAGTTAGGTGACGGCACCAATACGGCAAGAATCACACCTGTAAAAGTAACGGTTCTCACAGGCACTGTTACAGCCATTGCAGCAGGAAAATATCATTCACTTGCCTTAAAGAGCGATGGAAGCGTGTGGGCGTGGGGAAGAAACGATAATACTTATGGTCAGTTAGGCGATGGCACACTGATAAATAGAAACGCTCCTGTGCGTGTAGTAACAGGCGCATCGGGATGCGCCACTTATTTATGCGGCATCACAGCCATAGCAGCAGGAGCAAATCATTCCATGGCTGTTGGGAGCGGTGGCTCTGTGTTTGCCTGGGGAAGCAATACGGGTGGTGAATTAGGTGATAATACTACAACTCCCCGTTCCACACCCGTGCAGGTTCTGACAGGTGCATCGGGATGCGCAACTTATTTATGCAGCATTACAGCAGTTGCTGCAGGAAACAACCATTCCAAAGCGTTAAAGAGCGATGGCACTGTGTGGGCTTGGGGAACAGATGTGAACGGAGAAATGGGAGTCAACGGAGGTCAATCAAACACTCCGGTGCAGGTTCACGGTGTTAATAATTCAGGACTTTTAACTGGCACTGCTCTTGCCCCTGGCGGAGCAGGAGCGGCTCATGCCCTTGCTTTAAAGAGCGATGGAACAGTGGCGGCTTGGGGAAGTGATTTATCCGGACAATTAGGCGCTACTGGTTTTGATTGCACTTGCGGATGCGGCAATCCCACGGTTGCATATTATCCTGTGAATCCATCGGGGTTATGCGCCATAACTCTTCCCATAGAATTGCTTTCCTTCACGGGAATCTGTGACGGAGAAAAAAATATTCTTTACTGGTCAACAGCCACAGAAATAAACAATGATTATTTTTCTATTGAAAGAAGTTCTGATGGAAAAGTTTTCGAAGAAATAGGAAAAGTAAACGGAGCAGGAAATTCTTCCGCTGTCCGCAATTATGAATTTATAGATGCTGAACTGCAATCTGCTGCCACTTTCTACTACAAAATAAAGCAAGTGGACTATGACGGCAAGTTTGAATACTACAGCCCTATTTCGATAAACTGCAATGCAGAACAAGGCGTTACTGTTTTGCCCACGCTTTCTTCCATTGGTTATTTCACCGTCCTTGGAAAAGGAAAAGCAGATGAAATTGCGGTGTACGATTTGCTTGGGCAAAAGGTCTTCGAAGCAAAGAACGAACTGCTGCCTTATGTAATAAACATGGAAGCGGCAGGCAATGCTATTTTTCTTGTTTCTATAACAGCAGACAAAAAGACAAGCAACAAAAAAATAATCAGCACCCGGTAAGCAACCAAACAACGAAAAGATGCATCTTACATAAGGAAACCTCTAAAAACTCAAGCATCAAAAAACAAATCTCAAATAAATCACAATGAATAAAATTCAAAATACCAAATACTGATTTCTGTTTTTTTTTCTTACTGGTTGCCACTTACTAAAAAAATCCAACCACTTACTAAAAAGTTGAAACAAACTTGGATTGAATGCCGTATGTTTGTATAAAATAGTGGTATGATAAAAAATTACTTCTTCTTTTTTTTCTATATTATTTATTCTGCTCTTCATGCACAGGTTATGTTTCAAAAAACATTTGGGGGGACTAATACTGATTGGGCGTATTCTGTTGAACAAACCAGTGATAGAGGATTTATTATGGTCGGTTTTACTGGAAGTTTTGGAGCGGGATTTGACGATGCGTATCTGCTGAAAACAGATTCCCTTGGTGTTTTACAATGGGAAAAAACATATGGCGGTACTGAAGATGATTATGGGTTTTCTGTTCAGCAAACAAATGATGGAGGATTTATTGTCGCTGGTTGGACACATAGTTTTGGAATGGGATATAGTGATATTTATTTAGTAAAGGCATCTTCAGGAGGTTCTTTGCAATGGTCAAAAACTTTTGGAGGAACATCGCTCGATTATGCTACATCAGTACAACAAACAAGTGATGGAGGATATATTATTGTCGGTTTAACAGAAAGTTTCGGATCGGGATTGACAGACATATATCTTTTAAAAACAGATTCAAATGGCTCCTTAAAATGGACAGCAGTTTTTGGAGGAACAAATGATGATGAAGGACGGGCAATTTTACAAACTAATGACGGAGGTTTTATTATTACTGGAGGTACAAAAAGTTTTGGAGCAGGTGATGAGGATATATATCTTTTAAAAACAGATTCAGCGGGTATATTGCAGTGGACAAAAACAATTGGAGGCACAGGAGGCGAAGAAGGATATTCCCTTCAACAAACTAATGATGGAGGTTATATTATTACAGGAAATACAAATAGTTTTGGTTCAGGAAATGATGATATTTATTTGATAAAGACAGCATCGGATGGGACACTTCAATGGTCAAAAACATTTGATGGATCTAAAGATGATATTGGGTTTTCTGTACAGAAAACTAATGATGCAGGATTTATTATTACCGGTTTAACAAATGGTTTCGGTTCTCAAAATACTTATCTTTTAAAAACCGATTCAAATGGTACTTTTCTATGGGCTAAAGTTTTCATTCCACCATATACTGCTAATTATGGGCAAATGCTACAGCAGACAAGTGACGGTGGATTTATTATCGTTGGAGGAGTGGGTGGTCAATATACTGATGTTTATTTAA
This region includes:
- a CDS encoding T9SS type A sorting domain-containing protein; its protein translation is MIKNYFFFFFYIIYSALHAQVMFQKTFGGTNTDWAYSVEQTSDRGFIMVGFTGSFGAGFDDAYLLKTDSLGVLQWEKTYGGTEDDYGFSVQQTNDGGFIVAGWTHSFGMGYSDIYLVKASSGGSLQWSKTFGGTSLDYATSVQQTSDGGYIIVGLTESFGSGLTDIYLLKTDSNGSLKWTAVFGGTNDDEGRAILQTNDGGFIITGGTKSFGAGDEDIYLLKTDSAGILQWTKTIGGTGGEEGYSLQQTNDGGYIITGNTNSFGSGNDDIYLIKTASDGTLQWSKTFDGSKDDIGFSVQKTNDAGFIITGLTNGFGSQNTYLLKTDSNGTFLWAKVFIPPYTANYGQMLQQTSDGGFIIVGGVGGQYTDVYLIKTDSIGNSGCYETSSIPIISNGGIQSSGGIQTTGGIMITPPTQVDTGGVETVLCYTGTDEITKKDFISVYPNPSSGIFTIQLQDPSTSLRVTAVDVYNVFGEKVTRSVIPSGARNLTIDISNQPQGIYFLKVSTIGESASGGKTSEGTVNKKIIITR